From Luteolibacter rhizosphaerae, a single genomic window includes:
- a CDS encoding pirin family protein, producing the protein MKTNTDLTIRRSGERGHVDHGWLDSRFTFSFADYYDPAHMGFRSLRVINDDIVAPGGGFPMHPHRDMEIFSYLLEGQLAHQDSMGNSRVISPGQIQVMSAGSGVTHSEFNPSATEKTHLLQIWITPDRRGLQPRYTEWAPAPEQEAASKVLVISRDGRDHSATISQDAEIWRLKLQPGESSAHTLAPGRGLWLHLIRGRADFNGAGISPGDAVSSERAGEYTLTAGEEAVEALLFDLG; encoded by the coding sequence GTGAAAACGAACACCGACCTGACCATCCGCCGCTCCGGGGAGCGGGGCCACGTGGATCACGGCTGGCTCGACAGCCGCTTCACCTTTTCCTTCGCCGACTACTACGACCCCGCGCACATGGGCTTCCGCTCGCTGCGGGTGATCAACGACGACATCGTGGCCCCGGGCGGTGGCTTCCCGATGCATCCGCACCGGGACATGGAGATCTTCTCCTACCTGCTGGAAGGGCAGCTGGCCCACCAGGACAGCATGGGGAACTCGCGGGTGATCTCCCCCGGCCAGATCCAGGTGATGAGCGCCGGATCCGGGGTGACGCACTCGGAATTCAACCCCTCCGCCACGGAGAAGACGCACCTGCTGCAGATCTGGATCACGCCGGACCGCCGGGGTCTGCAGCCGCGCTACACGGAGTGGGCCCCCGCTCCGGAGCAGGAAGCCGCCTCCAAGGTGCTGGTGATCTCCCGCGACGGGCGCGACCACTCCGCCACCATTTCCCAAGATGCCGAGATCTGGCGGCTGAAGCTCCAGCCGGGTGAAAGCAGCGCGCACACGCTGGCCCCGGGCCGCGGGCTCTGGCTGCACCTGATCCGGGGGCGAGCCGACTTCAACGGCGCGGGAATATCCCCAGGGGATGCGGTCTCCAGCGAACGCGCGGGGGAATACACCCTCACCGCCGGGGAAGAAGCGGTGGAAGCCCTGCTGTTTGA